The uncultured Subdoligranulum sp. genomic sequence GCTGATCTCGCTGAGCTGGTCGGTGGTGTAGTTGAAGTCGGTGGGCAGGCAGAGCCAGTTCATGAAATGACGGCGCAGACCGGCAAAATCCCAGTCGTCGGCGGTGTCGCCGTTGAGGTAGTTGGCGCAGGCATCGTCGATGGACTGGCGCATCATCTCGTGCAGCTTGTCGGAGATATCCTCCCCATCCAGCACCATCTGGCGCTGCTTGTAGATGATCTCGCGCTGCTGGTTCATCACGTCGTCGTACTGCAGCACCTGCTTACGGATGGCAAAGTTGGAGGCTTCCAGTTTCTTCTGGGCGCTCTCGATGGTGCTGGTGATGAGCTTGTTCTCAATGGGCACATCTTCCTCAAGGCCCAGGGTATCCATCAGGTTCTGCACCCGCTCGCCGCCGAAGATGCGCATCAGGTCATCCTCCAGGCTCAGGAAGAACCGGGAAGCGCCGGGGTCGCCCTGACGGCCGGCACGGCCGCGCAGCTGGTTGTCGATACGGCGGCTCTCGTGGCGCTCGGTGCCGATGATGAACAGACCGCCGGCTTCCCGCACGGCCTCGGCCTCCCGCTTGACCTCCGGCTCAAACTGGGCGCACAGCTCGTCAAACCGCTTGCGGGCGGCCAGCACCTCGGTGTCCTCGGTATCGGCGTGGCCGTCGCACTCGGTGAGCAGCATCTCCAGCTTGGCGTCGATGTCCGCTTCCGGCGGGGTGGGCAGCTCGGTGCCGGTGGCCTTGGCGCGGGCTTTGGCGTGCTCGTACTCGTCCTTGCGCTGGTCCAGATCCTTGGTCAGCTCTTTGGTCAGTTCCTTCTTCAGGGCAGCCTTGGCCATGTAGGTCACGTTGCCGCCCAGCATGATATCGGTACCACGGCCGGCCATGTTGGTGGCGATGGTCACAGCGCCCTGCTTGCCGGCCTGGGCTACGATCTCGGCCTCGCGCTCATGCTGCTTGGCGTTCAGCACGTTGTGCTCGATGCCGCGCTTTTTCAGCAGCTTGGACAATGCCTCGCTCTTCTCCACGCTGACGGTGCCCACCAGCACGGGCTGGCCCTTGGCGTGGCACTCCGCCACCTGCTCGATGACCGCGTTGTACTTGCCGTTGACGGTCTTGTAGACGCTGTCCGGCAGGTCCTTGCGGGCGCGGGGCTTGTTGGTGGGAATGGTGACGATCTGCAGACCGTAGATCTCGCTGAACTCGTCCGCCTCGGTGGAAGCCGTACCGGTCATGCCGGCCAGCTTGTCGTACATGCGGAAGTAGTTCTGGAAGGTGACGGTGGCCAGCGTCTTGCTCTCGGCCGCCACGTTGACGCCTTCCTTGGCCTCGATGGCCTGGTGCAGACCGTCGTTGAACCGGCGGCCGTACATCAGACGCCCGGTGAACTCGTCGACGATGATGACCTCGCCGTCCTTGACGATGTAGTCGGTATCCCGGTGCATGACGCCCCGGGCCTTGATGGCGCCGTCAATGTAGTGGCGCAGCGCCATGTTGTCGGCGTCGGCCAGGTTCTCCACGCCGAAGTAGGCTTCCGCCTTCGCCACGCCGGACTCGGTCAGGGTGGCGGTCTTGCGCTTCTCGTCCACCACGTAGTCGCCGTCCACCTGTTCCTCGGCGGCCACCTTGTCGTCCAGTTCCACGATGACGCTCTTCTTCAGCGTCTTGGCAAAGTCGTCGGCACGCTTGTACATGGCGCTGGAATCCTCGCCCTTGCCGCTGATGATCAGCGGGGTACGGGCCTCGTCGATGAGGATGGAGTCCACCTCGTCCACGATGGCGTAGGCGTGACCGCGCTGAACCATGTTGGCCTTGTAGACCACCATGTTGTCCCGCAGATAGTCGAAGCCGAACTCGTTGTTGGTGCCGTAGGTGACATCCGCCTCGTAGGCCTTCTTGCGGTCGGCGGGGGCCACACTGTGGACCACCAGACCCACGGTCAGGCCCAGGAAGCGGTAGACCTTGCCCATCCACTCGCTGTCGCGGCGGGCCAGGTAATCGTTGACGGTGACCACGTGGACGCCCTTGCCGGTCAGGGCATTGAGGTAGACCGGCATGGTGGCCACCAGCGTTTTGCCTTCACCGGTCTGCATCTCGGCGATGCAGGCGCGATGCAGCACGATGCCGCCGATGATCTG encodes the following:
- the secA gene encoding preprotein translocase subunit SecA, yielding MSFFEKLFGSFSDKELKRIKPLADKVLSLEPEMQKLTDEQLQAKTTEFKDRLAKGETLDDLLPEAFAVCREADWRVLGLKPYPVQIIGGIVLHRACIAEMQTGEGKTLVATMPVYLNALTGKGVHVVTVNDYLARRDSEWMGKVYRFLGLTVGLVVHSVAPADRKKAYEADVTYGTNNEFGFDYLRDNMVVYKANMVQRGHAYAIVDEVDSILIDEARTPLIISGKGEDSSAMYKRADDFAKTLKKSVIVELDDKVAAEEQVDGDYVVDEKRKTATLTESGVAKAEAYFGVENLADADNMALRHYIDGAIKARGVMHRDTDYIVKDGEVIIVDEFTGRLMYGRRFNDGLHQAIEAKEGVNVAAESKTLATVTFQNYFRMYDKLAGMTGTASTEADEFSEIYGLQIVTIPTNKPRARKDLPDSVYKTVNGKYNAVIEQVAECHAKGQPVLVGTVSVEKSEALSKLLKKRGIEHNVLNAKQHEREAEIVAQAGKQGAVTIATNMAGRGTDIMLGGNVTYMAKAALKKELTKELTKDLDQRKDEYEHAKARAKATGTELPTPPEADIDAKLEMLLTECDGHADTEDTEVLAARKRFDELCAQFEPEVKREAEAVREAGGLFIIGTERHESRRIDNQLRGRAGRQGDPGASRFFLSLEDDLMRIFGGERVQNLMDTLGLEEDVPIENKLITSTIESAQKKLEASNFAIRKQVLQYDDVMNQQREIIYKQRQMVLDGEDISDKLHEMMRQSIDDACANYLNGDTADDWDFAGLRRHFMNWLCLPTDFNYTTDQLSEISRESIADELYKRGMDILTAKEKKYGSATMRELERICLLRNVDSKWMEHIDNMDQLKQGMGLRGYGQHDPVVEYRIEGFAMFDEMIASIREDAVHMLLTIEIRQQNAQPHREQVAKPTGEGAPVKAGTKGAAPVRVTKIGRNDPCPCGSGLKWKKCTCKEYHPDL